The following proteins are co-located in the Fusobacteria bacterium ZRK30 genome:
- a CDS encoding valine--tRNA ligase translates to MTELDKIYSPTEIENKWYKTWEENKYFRATMDDEKPNYTIVMPPPNVTGVLHMGHVLNNSIQDTIIRWKRMSGYNTLWMPGTDHAGIATQNRVERKLAEDNLTRDDLGRDKFIEKVWDWKNEYGGIITNQLRRLGASLDWEKERFTMDEGCSESVKDIFVKLYNDGLIYQGEYMVNWCPQCGTALADDEVEHSEHKGHMWHIKYPVKDSDIEFVVATTRPETMIGDTGVAVNPNDERYKDLIGKTVILPLTGKEIPIIADDYVDMEFGTGVVKMTPAHDPNDFEIGKRHNLEITNIFTPDAKMNALTGKYEGMTREEARVAIVADLQEQGFMEKIEDYDNKVGGCYRCNTNIESRISNQWFVKMESLAKDALEVVYNGDVKIMPKRWEKVYYNWLENIRDWCISRQIWWGHRIPAYYGPDNHLFVAKSDEDAAAQALAHYGKEVELVQETDVLDTWFSSALWPFSTLGLPENKDLERFYPTNTLVTGADILFFWVARMVMMGMYEMKEIPFEHVFLHGIVRDEQGRKMSKSLGNSPDTLELIDRYGADAIRFTMIYNTSQGQDVHFSEKLIEMGRNFSNKIWNVSRFVLMNLEDFDINSVNKDELELELVDKWIFSKLNKASKKVNEHLDSFTLDEAAKGAYEFLRGDFCDWYVELAKTRLYNSEDEKSKKTAQYVLWTVLEEGLRLLHPFMPFISEEIWQKLGAKGETIMLESFPTCNETLVDEEAEASFEYLQSVVSALRNIRAEINISPAKEVKAILRTSNESELKTLENNKTFLTKLAKLETLEFGDVEKPTGAGFRVVKDSELYVPLAGLLDPEVEIKKIEAQMVKVEKDLAKVNGKLSNEKFTSKAPAHILERERKIQKEYQDKLDKLTENLEAFK, encoded by the coding sequence ATGACGGAATTAGACAAGATATATTCTCCGACGGAGATAGAAAACAAGTGGTACAAAACATGGGAAGAAAATAAATATTTTAGAGCAACAATGGACGATGAAAAGCCTAACTATACTATAGTTATGCCGCCACCAAATGTAACTGGTGTATTACATATGGGACATGTTTTAAATAACAGTATCCAGGATACTATTATTAGATGGAAGAGAATGAGCGGATACAATACTCTTTGGATGCCGGGAACTGACCATGCAGGGATCGCTACTCAAAACAGGGTAGAGAGAAAATTAGCAGAAGATAACTTAACTAGAGATGATCTTGGAAGAGATAAGTTTATCGAAAAAGTTTGGGACTGGAAAAATGAATATGGTGGGATAATCACTAATCAATTAAGAAGATTAGGAGCGTCTCTTGACTGGGAAAAAGAAAGATTTACAATGGATGAAGGTTGTTCTGAATCTGTAAAAGACATATTTGTAAAGTTATACAATGATGGATTAATTTACCAGGGGGAATATATGGTAAACTGGTGTCCACAATGTGGAACTGCTTTAGCTGATGATGAAGTAGAACACAGTGAACACAAAGGTCATATGTGGCATATAAAGTATCCTGTAAAAGATTCTGATATAGAGTTCGTAGTAGCAACTACAAGACCGGAAACGATGATAGGAGATACTGGAGTAGCTGTAAACCCTAACGATGAAAGATATAAAGATCTAATAGGTAAAACGGTAATTCTTCCTCTTACAGGAAAAGAGATTCCTATTATAGCTGATGACTATGTAGATATGGAATTTGGAACTGGTGTAGTGAAGATGACTCCGGCTCATGACCCTAATGACTTTGAGATCGGAAAAAGACATAACTTAGAGATCACAAACATATTCACTCCAGACGCTAAGATGAATGCTTTGACTGGAAAATATGAAGGAATGACCCGTGAAGAGGCAAGAGTTGCTATCGTTGCTGATCTACAAGAGCAAGGATTCATGGAAAAAATAGAGGATTACGACAATAAAGTCGGAGGATGTTACAGATGTAATACAAATATAGAATCTAGAATATCTAACCAATGGTTTGTTAAGATGGAATCATTGGCTAAAGACGCACTAGAAGTAGTTTATAATGGTGATGTTAAGATCATGCCAAAGAGATGGGAAAAAGTTTACTATAACTGGTTAGAGAATATAAGAGACTGGTGTATATCTAGACAGATCTGGTGGGGACATAGAATACCTGCATACTACGGACCTGATAACCACTTATTCGTAGCTAAATCTGATGAAGATGCAGCTGCTCAAGCTCTTGCACACTACGGAAAAGAAGTTGAATTAGTTCAAGAAACAGATGTATTAGATACATGGTTCTCATCTGCTTTATGGCCTTTCTCAACATTGGGATTACCTGAAAATAAAGACTTAGAAAGATTCTACCCAACAAATACATTGGTAACTGGAGCAGACATCTTATTCTTCTGGGTTGCCAGAATGGTAATGATGGGAATGTATGAGATGAAGGAAATTCCATTTGAGCATGTATTCTTACATGGAATAGTTAGAGATGAGCAAGGAAGAAAGATGTCTAAGTCATTAGGAAACTCTCCTGATACATTAGAATTAATAGACAGATATGGTGCAGATGCCATCAGATTTACTATGATCTATAACACATCTCAAGGACAGGATGTACATTTCTCTGAAAAATTAATTGAGATGGGAAGAAACTTCTCAAATAAAATATGGAATGTATCTAGATTCGTATTAATGAACTTAGAAGATTTCGATATCAATAGTGTAAATAAAGATGAATTAGAGTTAGAATTAGTAGATAAGTGGATCTTCTCTAAATTAAATAAAGCTTCTAAGAAAGTAAATGAACATTTAGATAGTTTCACATTAGATGAAGCTGCAAAGGGAGCATATGAGTTCTTAAGAGGAGACTTCTGTGACTGGTATGTTGAGTTAGCTAAGACTAGACTATATAACAGTGAAGATGAGAAATCTAAGAAAACTGCTCAATATGTATTATGGACAGTATTAGAAGAAGGATTAAGATTATTACATCCATTTATGCCATTTATTTCAGAGGAAATCTGGCAAAAATTAGGAGCTAAAGGTGAAACAATTATGCTTGAGTCTTTCCCTACTTGTAATGAAACTTTAGTAGATGAAGAAGCAGAAGCATCTTTCGAATACTTACAATCTGTGGTTTCTGCACTTAGAAACATAAGAGCGGAGATAAATATATCTCCTGCAAAGGAAGTAAAGGCAATCTTAAGAACAAGTAATGAATCTGAGCTTAAAACTTTAGAGAACAACAAAACTTTCCTAACTAAGTTAGCTAAATTAGAAACTTTAGAATTTGGAGATGTTGAAAAACCTACAGGTGCAGGGTTCAGAGTAGTAAAAGATTCTGAATTATATGTACCATTAGCAGGACTATTAGATCCTGAGGTTGAGATCAAGAAGATAGAAGCACAAATGGTTAAGGTAGAGAAGGACCTGGCTAAGGTAAATGGTAAATTATCTAATGAGAAATTTACTTCTAAGGCACCTGCTCATATCTTAGAAAGAGAAAGAAAGATACAAAAAGAATACCAGGATAAGTTAGATAAATTAACTGAAAACTTAGAAGCATTTAAATAA
- a CDS encoding WYL domain-containing protein, which yields MKNLIVKAIEEKRLMSLTYDSLDRVVEPHACGISTKGDQTLRCFQVKGDHASKKPHDWMLLKFSKIRNLEVLEKKFDSPRTGYKKGDKAFEIIYKEL from the coding sequence ATGAAAAATTTAATAGTAAAGGCTATAGAGGAAAAAAGATTGATGTCATTGACCTATGACAGTTTAGACAGGGTTGTAGAACCCCATGCCTGCGGTATATCAACTAAGGGGGATCAAACATTGCGTTGTTTTCAGGTAAAAGGAGACCATGCTTCTAAAAAACCTCATGACTGGATGCTCCTAAAGTTTTCAAAGATAAGGAATTTAGAGGTTTTGGAGAAAAAATTTGATAGTCCGAGAACAGGATATAAAAAAGGTGATAAAGCATTTGAAATTATTTATAAGGAGTTATAA
- a CDS encoding VOC family protein: MNYKLEHGCIRVMDLDKSLEFYKKALSLEEVNRLDYSEYEFTLVYLSDKNRNFEIELTYNYNTEKPYEMGNGFSHFALTVADLEKSHEFHKNMGLEVTDLKGLPGEKPRYYFVTDPDGYKIEIIRG, encoded by the coding sequence ATGAATTATAAATTAGAGCATGGATGTATCAGAGTAATGGATTTGGATAAATCATTGGAATTTTATAAAAAAGCATTGTCTTTGGAAGAAGTAAACAGACTGGATTATTCGGAGTATGAATTTACTTTGGTATATTTAAGTGATAAAAACAGAAATTTTGAGATAGAGTTAACATATAATTATAACACTGAAAAACCCTATGAGATGGGAAATGGATTCAGTCATTTTGCATTGACTGTAGCTGACTTAGAAAAATCCCATGAATTCCATAAGAATATGGGGCTGGAAGTAACAGATCTTAAAGGCCTTCCAGGGGAAAAACCTAGGTATTATTTCGTTACAGATCCCGATGGATATAAGATAGAAATTATAAGAGGTTAG
- a CDS encoding LysE/ArgO family amino acid transporter, whose translation MDLSVFTQGFGVGISLIIAIGAQNSYVLKNGILKKHVFITALLCSILDMILITAGTLGLSSIIDGNKTLMLLSTAFGVIFLAYYGISSIIKAIKSSEIFDVGNDKTSDSLKKTIVTILALTLLNPHVYLDTVILIGSIGAKFAEHQQIDFIIGACTASFVWFFGLAYGARILIPIFKKEITWKILDIVIGLIMLRIASKLVFFALDNHLIA comes from the coding sequence ATGGATTTATCGGTATTTACCCAGGGATTTGGAGTTGGAATCAGTTTAATTATAGCTATAGGAGCACAAAATAGTTATGTTTTGAAAAATGGAATATTAAAAAAACATGTATTTATAACAGCATTATTATGCTCTATCTTAGATATGATACTCATTACAGCAGGAACTTTAGGTTTAAGCTCTATAATAGACGGGAATAAGACCTTGATGCTTCTTTCTACAGCTTTTGGGGTTATATTTCTTGCTTATTACGGGATATCTTCTATTATAAAGGCCATTAAGAGTAGTGAAATCTTTGATGTTGGAAATGATAAAACCAGTGATTCATTGAAAAAAACAATAGTTACTATACTAGCACTGACTCTTTTAAATCCCCATGTATATTTAGACACTGTTATTTTAATAGGAAGTATTGGAGCAAAGTTTGCTGAGCACCAACAGATTGATTTTATTATAGGAGCTTGTACGGCATCCTTTGTCTGGTTCTTTGGCTTAGCTTATGGGGCGCGAATTCTTATCCCTATTTTTAAAAAAGAAATTACTTGGAAAATTTTAGATATAGTTATCGGTTTAATTATGCTTAGAATTGCAAGTAAATTAGTTTTCTTTGCACTAGATAATCATTTAATAGCTTAG
- a CDS encoding iron ABC transporter permease, with protein sequence MKINKHLNFWNIISITSLALIFLFLIYPSFSLVSESFISSTTGKLTLENYIDFFSLPYYFNALKHSLAVCFAATIFATLIGIPIAYFMSRTNIYFKGFLDLVIMISLLSPPFIGAYSWILLLGRNGWITNLLSPFGIVMPTIYGFIGIVIVFTLKFFPYVYIYTSGALNSIDASLEEASENLGMSRLQRLFTVTFPLVMPSITAGALMVFMTSLADFGTPMLIGEGYKVLPVMIYDEFMSEMGGDATVASTISVVVVACSTIILFLQKYLISRKNYKMNALRPPKKASLTPGNRILATIFVGIISFIAFLPQLVVIYTSFLKTNGPLFVSGFSLDSYYNIMNKLSSNIYNTFLYSVISILAMLLLGLVLSYIIFKKKNRLAPILDILIMFPYVIPGSVLGIGLLVCFNKRPLLLSGTGFILIVSYVIRKLAYTVRSGTAILHQIDPSIEEASINLGVSPMKTFFKVTAIMMGPGIFSGLILSWISTINELSSSIILYTGKTGTIAVAIYTEVIRDSFGSAAALSTILTVISVLSILLFKFLSRGRKLNI encoded by the coding sequence ATGAAGATAAATAAACATCTAAACTTCTGGAATATTATTTCCATAACATCTTTAGCACTTATATTTTTATTTTTGATCTATCCTTCATTTTCACTGGTAAGTGAAAGTTTTATAAGTTCTACAACAGGAAAATTAACTTTAGAAAATTATATAGATTTCTTTTCCCTGCCCTATTATTTCAATGCATTAAAGCATAGTTTGGCAGTGTGTTTTGCTGCAACTATCTTTGCTACTTTGATAGGGATTCCCATAGCTTATTTTATGAGTAGAACCAACATATATTTCAAGGGATTTTTAGATCTGGTTATCATGATTTCCCTTCTGTCTCCTCCATTTATAGGAGCATATTCTTGGATCCTGCTATTAGGAAGAAACGGATGGATTACTAATTTGTTGAGCCCATTTGGAATAGTTATGCCAACTATCTATGGGTTTATAGGAATAGTAATTGTATTTACCCTGAAATTTTTCCCCTATGTATATATCTATACTTCGGGAGCTCTAAATAGTATTGATGCTTCCTTGGAGGAGGCTTCTGAAAACTTGGGTATGAGCAGGTTACAGAGATTATTTACAGTAACTTTTCCATTGGTTATGCCTTCGATCACTGCCGGAGCTCTTATGGTATTTATGACCTCACTGGCTGATTTTGGTACTCCTATGCTGATTGGTGAAGGATACAAGGTCTTACCTGTTATGATCTATGATGAATTTATGAGTGAGATGGGTGGAGATGCCACTGTTGCAAGTACTATCAGTGTTGTGGTTGTAGCCTGTTCTACCATCATACTTTTCCTTCAGAAATATCTTATTTCCAGGAAAAATTATAAGATGAATGCCCTCAGACCGCCGAAAAAAGCTAGCCTTACACCTGGCAATAGAATTTTAGCTACTATATTTGTAGGAATTATATCATTTATAGCATTCCTGCCTCAATTAGTTGTTATCTATACTTCGTTTCTCAAAACCAACGGACCATTATTTGTTTCAGGATTTAGTTTGGACAGCTACTATAATATTATGAATAAACTTTCATCTAATATCTATAACACTTTCCTATATTCTGTTATATCTATATTGGCTATGCTGTTATTAGGACTTGTACTCTCTTATATTATCTTTAAGAAGAAAAATAGGTTAGCTCCTATCTTGGATATTTTAATTATGTTCCCATATGTTATTCCGGGATCAGTTCTGGGGATAGGATTATTGGTATGTTTTAATAAGAGACCGTTACTTCTGAGCGGAACAGGGTTTATCCTTATAGTTTCCTATGTTATCAGAAAATTAGCATATACCGTTAGATCGGGAACTGCTATCCTGCATCAGATAGATCCCAGTATAGAGGAAGCGTCTATAAATTTAGGAGTCTCTCCTATGAAGACTTTCTTTAAAGTAACAGCTATAATGATGGGACCTGGTATATTCTCCGGGTTGATTCTCAGCTGGATATCTACTATAAATGAACTGAGTTCATCTATTATATTATATACCGGGAAAACAGGAACTATTGCTGTTGCAATATATACAGAAGTTATTAGGGATAGTTTTGGAAGTGCAGCAGCTCTTTCAACTATCCTGACAGTTATATCTGTTCTTTCTATCCTCTTATTTAAATTTTTATCTAGAGGAAGAAAATTAAATATCTAA
- a CDS encoding thiamine ABC transporter substrate-binding protein → MKKSILWILMVLLGVTSFSKEKIVVYVPSSMTFLQEEVGQDFYDKTGVEVEIVGIKGIPARLKLEKRRPKADIVLGLSEINVIQAKKEGTIASYKPKTAGKIMKEEYMIDSEWYSTPFDFGSLAINANKDGFQKMPASFEDLKKLKGQLIVLDPNSFTGQEFMMWTVAVYGENWLKFWEELKPAMKTVAPGWSEGWAKFTTNEAPLMVGYATSDLYFDEKSSYKSFIPSEGGYIYVQGASIVAKKDIKDGAKLFMDYILEEKFQRAMAEKNYMLPVTDIKLGDEYSRIPTSAKLVKVKTSDLEKIEEYKKELIKLLKR, encoded by the coding sequence ATGAAAAAAAGTATTTTATGGATTTTAATGGTATTATTAGGAGTAACAAGTTTTTCAAAGGAAAAAATAGTGGTTTATGTGCCTAGCTCTATGACATTTTTACAGGAAGAGGTAGGACAGGATTTCTATGATAAAACAGGGGTAGAAGTAGAAATTGTAGGGATAAAAGGAATTCCTGCCAGATTAAAATTAGAAAAAAGAAGACCAAAAGCTGATATAGTTTTGGGGTTATCAGAGATAAATGTAATTCAGGCTAAAAAAGAAGGGACTATAGCCAGCTATAAACCTAAAACAGCCGGGAAGATAATGAAAGAGGAATATATGATAGACAGCGAATGGTATTCTACTCCATTTGATTTCGGATCGTTGGCTATAAATGCAAATAAAGATGGATTTCAAAAGATGCCGGCATCTTTTGAAGATCTTAAGAAGTTAAAAGGACAGTTAATCGTTTTAGATCCTAATTCATTTACCGGTCAGGAGTTTATGATGTGGACAGTTGCAGTATATGGGGAAAACTGGCTTAAATTCTGGGAGGAGTTAAAACCTGCCATGAAAACAGTAGCTCCAGGATGGAGTGAAGGATGGGCAAAATTTACAACCAATGAAGCACCTCTTATGGTAGGTTATGCTACCAGTGATCTTTACTTTGACGAAAAGAGCTCATATAAAAGCTTTATTCCAAGTGAAGGGGGATATATCTATGTACAGGGAGCTTCTATAGTAGCAAAAAAAGATATAAAGGATGGAGCAAAATTATTTATGGACTATATTTTAGAGGAAAAATTCCAAAGAGCCATGGCAGAAAAAAACTATATGCTTCCAGTAACAGATATAAAATTAGGGGATGAATATAGTAGGATTCCGACATCAGCGAAACTAGTAAAAGTTAAGACTAGTGATTTGGAGAAGATAGAGGAATATAAGAAGGAATTAATTAAGTTATTGAAAAGATAA
- the wrbA gene encoding NAD(P)H:quinone oxidoreductase: protein MTKILILYYSMYGHVEIMAKAIAQGARGIDGVEVTIKRVPEVMSEEAARNAGAKLDQEAPIASVDELPKYDAIIFGTPTRFGNMCSQMRSFLDQTGKLWMDGALIGKVGSVFASTATQHGGQETTITSFHTTLLHHGMIVVGTPYSCQELLNMEEVTGGTPYGATTLAGADGSRKPSENELKIAHFQGEHVAKIAKKIAAS, encoded by the coding sequence ATGACAAAGATATTGATCCTATATTACAGTATGTACGGTCATGTGGAAATTATGGCCAAAGCTATAGCCCAGGGGGCTCGTGGTATTGATGGAGTCGAAGTAACTATTAAAAGGGTACCGGAAGTTATGTCTGAAGAAGCTGCACGTAATGCAGGAGCTAAATTAGACCAGGAGGCTCCTATTGCATCGGTTGATGAGCTACCGAAATACGATGCTATTATTTTTGGAACTCCTACAAGATTTGGAAATATGTGTTCCCAGATGAGGAGTTTTTTAGATCAGACAGGGAAACTCTGGATGGATGGAGCATTAATCGGGAAAGTAGGGAGTGTTTTTGCTTCTACAGCCACACAGCATGGAGGTCAGGAAACAACTATAACTTCATTTCATACCACCCTGCTTCATCATGGGATGATCGTTGTGGGGACACCTTATTCCTGTCAGGAACTCCTTAATATGGAGGAGGTCACTGGAGGTACTCCCTACGGGGCAACCACCCTTGCTGGAGCTGATGGAAGCCGAAAACCATCGGAAAATGAGCTGAAAATTGCACATTTTCAAGGGGAACATGTAGCCAAGATAGCAAAGAAGATAGCTGCCTCATAA
- a CDS encoding ABC transporter permease subunit, with the protein MKKARILNIGYLILWIFPIYIFGRDFFYLEDLIGIMDNETLGLVLMSFKQGILSSILAFIAAILPAYYVTYRRGLLSTLMEGTIFIPFFFPVISTVITFSLVFNLPLLKDLGILYSLKAILIANVFYNAPIFVKYLSLGLKRIPNEVIEAGLESGASKWVIFTRIKLPLILPQIFRGFFLVFTYSFTSFGIVLSLGGLKFSTLEVEIVNSLMGSADFSRMFALGIVQFIILTGVNIIGEKITGYELEEDEKVGEVSLITVIYSYLFILFEFGIVGINLVFSFYNYYDKKFSLRAFIDILSPAFNKKYPVIESIINSGMIAMITAFIVVVFTYLLLKLSGKFSTYIIFSTFGISSGFLGITLVYTNIIYDIPYIVLLIGGFFLTTVPLAYSFMYQYIKKFPMDILEASSIDGANKFQTFIYVELPILKEVLTGTYLQIFAVIYAEFTITYTMQLGRYLPLSSVVNYNLYTNKLFLESAAMSSLNIVIIGILFMIPYMRRKKI; encoded by the coding sequence ATGAAAAAAGCTAGGATTTTGAATATAGGATATCTGATATTATGGATATTTCCTATATATATATTTGGACGAGATTTCTTCTACTTAGAAGACTTAATAGGAATAATGGATAATGAGACCTTGGGTCTCGTCCTTATGTCATTTAAGCAGGGAATCCTATCTTCAATTTTAGCTTTTATTGCAGCCATCCTTCCTGCATATTATGTGACTTATAGAAGGGGATTACTTAGTACTCTTATGGAGGGGACTATATTTATCCCCTTCTTTTTTCCTGTAATATCTACAGTAATAACATTTTCACTGGTATTCAACCTGCCCTTATTAAAGGATTTAGGAATTTTATACAGTCTGAAAGCTATCTTGATTGCAAATGTATTTTATAATGCACCGATATTTGTAAAATATCTGTCTTTAGGACTGAAGAGGATACCCAATGAAGTGATAGAAGCCGGTTTGGAGTCCGGAGCCAGTAAGTGGGTTATTTTTACAAGGATAAAACTGCCTCTTATCTTACCTCAGATATTCAGAGGGTTTTTCCTGGTATTTACCTATTCATTTACCTCTTTTGGGATAGTACTGTCTCTTGGAGGATTGAAATTTTCCACTCTGGAAGTGGAGATAGTAAATTCCCTTATGGGAAGTGCCGATTTTTCCAGGATGTTTGCTTTGGGGATAGTTCAGTTTATAATCCTGACAGGAGTGAATATTATCGGTGAAAAGATTACCGGATATGAACTGGAGGAGGATGAAAAAGTTGGAGAAGTATCTCTGATTACAGTGATATATAGTTACCTCTTTATTCTCTTTGAATTTGGGATTGTGGGGATAAATTTAGTTTTTTCCTTCTACAACTATTATGACAAGAAGTTTTCTTTGAGGGCTTTTATAGATATCTTATCCCCTGCTTTCAACAAAAAATACCCAGTGATAGAATCTATAATAAACTCAGGGATGATAGCTATGATAACTGCCTTTATAGTGGTAGTATTTACCTATCTGCTGTTAAAATTATCCGGTAAATTCAGCACCTATATTATATTTTCTACCTTTGGAATCTCCAGTGGGTTCTTGGGGATAACCCTGGTCTATACAAATATAATCTATGATATACCCTATATAGTTTTACTTATAGGAGGATTTTTTCTGACTACAGTTCCTCTGGCTTATTCATTTATGTATCAATATATAAAGAAGTTTCCCATGGATATATTAGAAGCCAGCAGTATAGACGGGGCAAATAAATTCCAGACCTTTATCTATGTGGAACTGCCAATCCTAAAGGAAGTTCTGACTGGAACCTACCTGCAGATTTTTGCTGTTATCTATGCAGAGTTTACTATAACCTATACTATGCAGCTGGGAAGATATCTTCCCCTTTCGTCAGTGGTAAACTATAATCTGTATACCAATAAATTATTTTTGGAGAGTGCAGCCATGAGTAGTCTGAATATAGTTATAATAGGGATATTATTTATGATTCCTTATATGAGAAGGAAAAAAATATAG
- a CDS encoding Cof-type HAD-IIB family hydrolase encodes MIKLIATDMDGTLLNSKHEINSEFWEVWEKLRARDITFACASGRQYYNLVKKFEDIKDDIYFIAENGSFVAYRGEILHINTLERKKTFEFIELARKIDGVNIVLCGKNSAYIESNDSKFIEEVKPYYEKFEIVNSLEEVEDDFLKIALCDFKNSEENSYKYFKEFEDRYKITVSGGVWLDISNLDANKGSAIRKLQEILGVTPKETLAFGDYLNDVELLENSYHSYAMENAHPKLKEIAKNIAKSNEENGVVEKIKELFEL; translated from the coding sequence TTGATAAAATTAATAGCAACTGACATGGATGGGACTTTATTAAATAGTAAACACGAAATAAATTCTGAATTTTGGGAAGTTTGGGAAAAACTTAGAGCAAGAGACATTACTTTTGCTTGTGCCAGTGGAAGGCAATATTATAATTTGGTTAAAAAATTTGAAGATATAAAAGATGACATTTATTTTATTGCAGAAAATGGAAGTTTTGTAGCTTATAGAGGTGAAATTTTACATATAAATACTCTGGAACGGAAGAAAACTTTTGAATTTATAGAACTTGCGAGAAAAATAGATGGTGTAAATATCGTGTTATGCGGAAAAAATAGTGCTTACATAGAATCAAATGACTCTAAATTTATAGAGGAAGTTAAGCCATATTATGAAAAGTTTGAGATAGTTAATTCTTTAGAGGAAGTAGAAGATGATTTTTTAAAAATTGCTCTATGTGATTTTAAGAATTCAGAAGAAAATAGTTATAAATATTTTAAAGAGTTTGAAGATAGATATAAAATTACTGTTTCTGGTGGAGTATGGCTGGATATCTCTAATTTAGATGCCAATAAAGGAAGTGCTATCAGGAAATTACAGGAAATATTAGGAGTTACTCCTAAAGAAACCTTAGCTTTTGGAGATTATTTAAATGATGTAGAACTATTGGAGAATTCTTATCATAGTTATGCTATGGAAAACGCTCATCCTAAACTAAAAGAGATTGCAAAAAACATAGCAAAAAGTAATGAAGAGAATGGAGTAGTTGAAAAAATAAAAGAACTATTTGAATTATAA
- a CDS encoding ABC transporter ATP-binding protein gives MGVNIKDITKKYDDFIAVNRADLDIKKGEFFTLLGPSGCGKTTLLRMIAGFNEITSGDVVISGNKINNTPAHKRNIGMVFQNYAIFPHMSVFDNVAYGLKARKVSKTEIKERVLNALDMVEMRDQATKEPAELSGGQQQRVALARAIVIHPEILLMDEPLSNLDAKLRVKMRATIKKLQSSLDITTIYVTHDQEEALAVSDRIAVMNKGVVQQIGTPEEIYSFPANAFVANFIGTSNFIYDSALTGNETKILSVRPEDTLIVDTDSGTINGEITLTTFLGECVSYEITLENKEDIEVKVFSKDMGIKRIGEKVGILFPEDKRKHFDKSEEC, from the coding sequence ATGGGTGTTAATATTAAAGATATAACTAAAAAATACGATGATTTTATAGCTGTTAACAGAGCTGATTTAGATATAAAAAAAGGAGAGTTTTTTACACTGCTAGGACCTTCTGGTTGCGGGAAAACGACTCTTTTAAGGATGATTGCAGGATTTAACGAGATCACTTCTGGGGATGTTGTTATCAGCGGGAACAAAATAAACAATACTCCTGCTCACAAAAGAAATATAGGAATGGTTTTTCAAAACTATGCTATTTTCCCTCATATGAGTGTATTTGATAATGTAGCTTATGGATTAAAAGCCAGGAAGGTCTCTAAAACAGAGATAAAAGAAAGAGTTTTAAATGCTCTGGATATGGTTGAGATGAGAGATCAGGCGACAAAAGAACCTGCTGAACTTTCCGGTGGACAGCAGCAAAGGGTAGCTCTTGCCAGAGCTATCGTTATCCATCCTGAGATCCTTTTAATGGATGAACCCCTGTCTAACTTAGATGCTAAACTTAGAGTTAAGATGAGAGCTACTATTAAAAAACTTCAGTCTTCACTGGATATCACAACTATCTACGTAACTCATGACCAGGAGGAAGCACTTGCTGTTTCAGACAGGATTGCAGTTATGAACAAAGGAGTAGTTCAACAGATCGGAACTCCGGAGGAGATCTATTCTTTTCCTGCCAACGCATTTGTTGCTAACTTTATAGGAACTTCAAACTTTATCTATGATAGTGCCCTTACAGGAAATGAAACAAAGATCCTTTCTGTAAGACCTGAAGATACTTTAATTGTAGATACAGATTCCGGGACTATCAATGGAGAAATTACTTTGACTACATTCTTAGGTGAATGTGTCTCCTACGAGATCACATTGGAAAATAAAGAAGATATAGAGGTAAAAGTATTTTCTAAAGATATGGGGATTAAACGTATTGGAGAAAAAGTCGGAATTCTTTTCCCTGAAGATAAGAGAAAACATTTTGATAAAAGTGAGGAATGTTAA